A stretch of DNA from bacterium:
TGGAGCTGTCGAACCGGCCGGGCGGGGAGAACAACCTTCCGGCGACGGTGACCTCGGCGATATACATGGGTACCCATACCCAGGTCTTCGTGCAGCTGGCGGACACCACATGGACGGTCCACGCCCCGCCGTCCGTCACTCTCAACACGGGCGACCAGGTGTTCGTCGAGTTGCCCAAGGAGCACATCTGGATACTCGAAGATGACTCGGCAGCCCAGGACGGCCGGTAGGAGCCCCCCGACCCCGGCGAGGCTTGATTGGAGCAGGTGATGGGCGGTCCTCAGAGAGTCGGAAAGACGAGAGAAGAGTCCGAGGTTCGCTGGCCGCAATCCTCGCCCGTTGCCGACGGCCGGACCAACGTGGTGGTGATCCTCCTGGACGACGTCGGCTTCGGACAGATCGGGTGCTACGGGTCGTCGATCCGCACACCCAACATTGACGCGCTGGCGGCCGACGGGATCCGCTACTCGGCTTTCCACACCACCGCCCTGTGCTCACCGACGCGGGCGGCGTTGCTGACCGGGCGGAACCATCACAGCTGCGGCATGGCCAGCATCCCGCAGCTGGCCTTGGGGTATCCCGGCCACAACGCGGTGATGCCCCCCACGCACGGGATGCTCTCGGAGATCCTGCGGGATCGCGGATACAACACCTTCGCGGTTGGCAAGTGGCACCTGACGCCTGACTACGAGCAGACGGCGGCCGGCCCGTTCGACCGCTGGCCCCTCGGGCGGGGATTCGAGCGTTTCTACGGGTTCCTGATGGGGATGATCGACCACTGGCACCCGGGCGCCCTCGCCCAGGACAACCAGTTCGTCGACCGTCCCGGCGGAAACGGCTACCACCTGAGCGTCGACCTGACCGACCGGGCGATCGACTACTTGGCGGGCGCCCACTCGGCCAACCCCGCCAAGCCGTTCTTCCTGTACCTGGCCTACGGGGCGGGCCACTCTCCCCACCACGTACCGCTGGAGTACGCCGACGCCTACCGGGGTGTCTTCGACGACGGCTGGGACCTGGAACGGCAGCGGGTGCTGGACCGCCAGAAGGAGCTGGGGCTGATGGCGGAATCGGTGGAGCTCCCGGAGCGAAACTGGGGAGTGGCGGCCTGGGATACGCTGTCGGACGACCACAAACGACTGTACACCCGGATGCAGGAGGTCTACGCCGGTTTCGTCACGCACACCGATGAGCAGATCGGGCGGGTGGTGGAGTTCCTGCGCCGCATCGGCCGGCTTGACGACACGATGATCGTGTTCCTGTCCGACAACGGCGCCAGCCTCGAGGGCCAGGAGCACGGGATCATCAACGAGTACGCCATGTACAACGCCTTGTCCCCGGAGTTCCCCGAGCTCCTGGAGCACATCGACCGGATCGGCGGGCCCGGTTACATGAATCACTACCCCCGGGGCTGGTCGATGGCCGGCAACACACCCTTCCGGGAGTGGAAACGGTCCGTATGGCAGGGTGGGATCGCCGATCCCCTCATCGTCCGGTGGCCGGACCGGATCCGGACCGCCGGTGAGATCCGGCGCCAGTACCACCACGTAA
This window harbors:
- a CDS encoding arylsulfatase, with amino-acid sequence MGGPQRVGKTREESEVRWPQSSPVADGRTNVVVILLDDVGFGQIGCYGSSIRTPNIDALAADGIRYSAFHTTALCSPTRAALLTGRNHHSCGMASIPQLALGYPGHNAVMPPTHGMLSEILRDRGYNTFAVGKWHLTPDYEQTAAGPFDRWPLGRGFERFYGFLMGMIDHWHPGALAQDNQFVDRPGGNGYHLSVDLTDRAIDYLAGAHSANPAKPFFLYLAYGAGHSPHHVPLEYADAYRGVFDDGWDLERQRVLDRQKELGLMAESVELPERNWGVAAWDTLSDDHKRLYTRMQEVYAGFVTHTDEQIGRVVEFLRRIGRLDDTMIVFLSDNGASLEGQEHGIINEYAMYNALSPEFPELLEHIDRIGGPGYMNHYPRGWSMAGNTPFREWKRSVWQGGIADPLIVRWPDRIRTAGEIRRQYHHVTDVMPTILEALDIEPPSSIDGVPQSEIEGVSMWYSVLEPDARSRKRVQYYEMLGHRAIYYDGWKAVADHPPMSSRGDFDQDRWFLYDMEADPNETNDLSAEHPDMVQDLVDRWWVEAGRYNVLPIDDRGHERWPDPRPSVGPDRDTFEYLPNTQPVFARGAVNTLNRDFDIVTTVSPCPSGVTEGVIFAHGNRFGGYTLFVKDGEARFVYNLCGIREYRVTAPLPEGDGPVRVSVIYRREADHRGNVRLIVGEAEPVKGRIGMTIPWVFPAHGSLNCGLDRGLSVCPDYVAPFAFTGRIDGVSVTVGEQGSLDKAKILEAALAEQ